CGGCGCACTGGAAATACAAGGAGATCAAGAACGCGACGGTCGTCGGACCGCCGGCCCACATCGACGAGATGACCTGGCTGCGGCAGCTGCTCGACTGGCAGCGGGAGGCGAGCGACCCGAGCGAGTTCCTCGACGCCCTGCGCTTCGACCTGTCGAGCCAGGAGGTCTACGTCTTCACGCCCAAGGGCGACGTGCGGGCGCTGCCGGTCGGGTCCACCCCGGTGGACTTCGCCTACGCGGTGCACACCGACGTGGGTGCCCGGTGCATCGGCGCGCGGGTCAACAGCAAGCTCGTGCCGCTGGAGTCGGTGCTCTCCAACGGCGACGTGGTGGAGATCTTCACCTCCAAGTCGGAGAACGCCGGGCCCACCCAGGACTGGCTGGGCTTCGTCAAGTCGCCGCGGGCGCGTACCAAGATCAGGCAGTATTTCAAGAAGGAGCGCCGCGAGGAGGCGATCGAGGCCGGCAAGGAGCTGCTGACCAAGGCGATGCGCCGGGAGGGCCTGCCGCTCAAGCGGCTGCTCACCTCGGATGCGCTGATGGCGGTCGCCCGCGATCTGCACCTGTCGGACCTGGAGTCGCTCTACGCCGCCGTCGGTGAGAGCCACGTCTCGGCCCAGTCGGTCGTCTCGAAGCTCGTCGCCGGTTACGGCGGCGAGGAGGGGGCGATCGAGGACATCGCCGAGACCGCCGTCGCGACCCGGCCGCCGCGGTCGCGACAGTCCGGGCAGGACCCGGGTGTCGTCGTGGTCGGCGTCTCCGATGTCTGGATCAAGCTGGCCCGCTGCTGCACCCCGGTCCCCGGCGACGAGGTCTTCGGCTTCGTCACCCGGTCCGGCGGGGTCAGCGTGCACCGCGAGGACTGCGCCAACACCGCCGACCTGCGCCTGCAGCCGGAGCGGATCGTCCAGGTGAGCTGGAAGCCCACGGCGGGCTCCACCTTCCTCGTCGCGATCCAGGTCGAGGCGCTCGACCGGCACAAGCTGCTGGCCGACGTGACCCGGGCCCTCTCGGAGGAGCGGGTCAACATCCTCTCCGCCGTGGTGACGACGACGCGGGACCGGGTCGCGGTGAGCCGGTTCAGCTTCGAGATGGCCGATCCGAAGCACCTCGGGCACCTGCTCAACGCCGTCCGCAAGGTCGACGGCGTCTTCGACGCCTACCGGGTGACCAGCGGAGCCTAGCCAGGCGACAGCGAGCATGCGAAAAGGGCCCCACCGTCGCGGTGGGGCCCTTTTCGGGGCTTACTGGTGGGTTGGTCAGGCCTTGACCGGAGCGACCGTCACCGTCTTGATGACGACCGGGGTCTTCGGCTTGCCGTCGCCGGTGGCCTTGCCGTCCTCGCCGACCGCACCCGCGGCGATCACCTTGTCGAGGATGTCCAGGCCCTTGGTGATCTTGCCGAGGACCGTGTAGTTGGCCGGCAGGTTCGCCTCGGGGATGTCCTGGTCGATGAGGAAGAACTGGCTGCCCGTCGAGGCCGGCTGACCGGTGTTGGCCATCGCCACCGTGCCCCGCTCGTAGGTCGGGTTCTTGCCGGTCGGCAGGTTCTCCTCGGCGAACTTGTAGGTCGGGCCGCTCGCGCCCGGCTCCTTGCCCACGCCGCCACACTGAAGGATCTTGAAGCCCTCGGTCACCATGCGGTGGCAGCTCGAGTTGTCGAAGAACTTCTTCGACGCGAGGTGCGCGTAGCTGGCGGCGGTGCACGGCGCGTGGGTCACGTCCATCTCGACCTCGATGACGCCGAGGCTGGTGGTGATGGTCATGAGCTGCGTGCCGGCGCGGGGGACCTCGGTCGGCGGAGCGCCGACGTCCTTGAGGTTGGGGTTCTGCGCGACATCATCCGGAACCCACTGGCAGCCCGACGGCGCGGCGGCGCTCGGCGCGGCTGCGGGGGACTTCTCACCGCCGGTCAGCGCGGCGATGCCCCAGATCGTCAGGCCGACGACGAGGAGCAGGCCGACTCCGCCACCGATGAAGGCGTTGCGCTTGCGGCGCTGCTGTGCGGCTTCGAGCCGTTCGGCCATCTGCTGCTCGAGCCGGGCTCGTGCCGCGGCGCGCTGGCGTTGTTCCCTGACGGGCGTCATGATCGTGTTCCTCCGGAGTGTCAGGACTTGGTGCTGGGCGTGGCGGCTGGGGTGCTGCTCGGCGTCGTCGCGGGCGGCTGCTCGGTCCCGGGGACCACGGCGACCGTCTGGATCTTGACGTCGGACTTGGGCTTCGTGTCCTCACCGCTGGCATTCGCCACCGTACCGGCTGCAGCGATCTTCGAGATGATGTCGAGACCACCGCTGACCTGGCCGACGAGGGAGTACTTCCCCATCTCGACCTTGGAATCCTTGTAGAAGATGATGAACTGGCTGCCGCTCACGTTGGGCAGCATCGCGACGGTGCCGGCCTTGAGCGTGACCGTGCCGGCGTCGGCCGAGGCGCTCGGGCTGGGGCTCGCGGCCGGGTCGGCCGGCGGGATCGTGAGCTCGTTGGCGAACGTGTAGCTGGGCCCGCCCTTGCCGGACGCGCTCGGGTCGCCGCAGCGCAGCGAGTAGACATCCTTGGCGTGCTGGAGCTCGAAGCACGACGTGTTGTCGTAGAACTGCTTGCCCGCCAGGTAGCCGATGCTCGCCGCCGCGCAGGGGGAGTTGGCCTGGTCGAGGGCGACCTGCACGGCGCCCGTGCTCAGCGTCAGGGTCATCGCGGCGGTGCCGGTCTCGGCGAGGCCGCTCGTCGCCGGCGCGCCGACCGGCTTGAGGTCGGTGTTGGCCTCGGTGTTCTGCTCCTGCCACACGCACTGCACCGGGGCTGCCGCCGGCTCGGGCTTGGCGTCGAACCCGCCAAGCAACCAGGTGGCACCGAGGCCCACCAGGATCACGGAGAGCCCGGCTCCGACGCCGGCGCGAATCCGGCGGTTGCGCCGGGTCACATCGGCTCGTCGAGCAAGCTGCCGGTCGAGCTTTTCGCGCGCTAATTTGCGCGCCCGCGTCCTGCTGGAAGCCACGAGAGCTCCCTCCCTCATCTTCGCACCGCTAGGGGCACCATCACGTTTGAGACAACGATGCATTTTTGTGGCGCGGTTCACCGCGACACAATGCAAGGCGTCCGAGCGAGTGTACGAGGCGTCACTGAGAAAAGCAGGTGCCCGGGGGCGACAATCTGATCGACCTATGCGACATCCGCCACCTGACGCGCCGGATATCCGCTTCTGCCCGGTCGGTACGCTGTGCACATGTTGGTGGCCGGGTTCCCCGCGGATGCATTCGGGACGAATTGTTACGTGGTCGCGCCCGGCCCCGGTGAGCAGTGCGTCGTGATCGATCCGGGCATCGGTGTCGTGGAGCGCCTCGACGACCTGCTCGCCGAGCACCGCCTGCACCCCGCCGCGGTCCTGCTGACCCACGGCCACCTGGACCACACCTTCTCGGTCGCGCCGGTCTGCGGTGCCCGGGGGATCACCGCCTACATCCACCCGGACGACCGGGAGCTGCTCGCGGACCCCTCCAAGGCCCTCTCGATGGACCTGACAGCTCTCTTCGCCGGTCGGCTCACCTTCACCGAGCCCGACGACGTCGCGCCGCTCACCGACGGGCTGACGCTCGCCCTGGCCGGTCTCGAGATCACCGTCGACCACGCACCGGGCCATACCGGCGGGTCGGTGCTGCTGCGGATGCCCGGCGACGACGAGCCCCTGTGCTTCAGCGGGGACGTGCTCTTCGCGGGCTCGATCGGGCGCACCGACCTGCCTGGCGGCAGCATGGATCAGATGACGTCGAGCCTGCGGAGCAAGGTCCTCACCCTCGACGACGCGACGATCGTGCTGCCTGGCCACGGCCCGGCGACAACCATCGGGCGCGAGCGCACGACCAATCCCTACCTTCGGGAAGCCGGTCGGCCCGCCGCCCCTCGCGGTCTCTGACAGACCGTTCGCGACTTTTCAGCACGATTCAAGGAGCAACACGTCATGAGTAAGCCCATGCCCATCTCCGGCTTCCCGGAGTGGCTGCCCGGCAACCGCATCATCGAGCAGCAGTTCCTCGACCGGATCCGGCGTACGTTCGAGCTGCACGGCTTCGCCCCGATCGAGACGCGCGCCGTCGAGCCGTTGGAGACCTTGCTCAGCAAGGGTGAGACCTCCAAGG
This portion of the Allocatelliglobosispora scoriae genome encodes:
- a CDS encoding peptidylprolyl isomerase — translated: MTPVREQRQRAAARARLEQQMAERLEAAQQRRKRNAFIGGGVGLLLVVGLTIWGIAALTGGEKSPAAAPSAAAPSGCQWVPDDVAQNPNLKDVGAPPTEVPRAGTQLMTITTSLGVIEVEMDVTHAPCTAASYAHLASKKFFDNSSCHRMVTEGFKILQCGGVGKEPGASGPTYKFAEENLPTGKNPTYERGTVAMANTGQPASTGSQFFLIDQDIPEANLPANYTVLGKITKGLDILDKVIAAGAVGEDGKATGDGKPKTPVVIKTVTVAPVKA
- a CDS encoding peptidylprolyl isomerase, producing the protein MASSRTRARKLAREKLDRQLARRADVTRRNRRIRAGVGAGLSVILVGLGATWLLGGFDAKPEPAAAPVQCVWQEQNTEANTDLKPVGAPATSGLAETGTAAMTLTLSTGAVQVALDQANSPCAAASIGYLAGKQFYDNTSCFELQHAKDVYSLRCGDPSASGKGGPSYTFANELTIPPADPAASPSPSASADAGTVTLKAGTVAMLPNVSGSQFIIFYKDSKVEMGKYSLVGQVSGGLDIISKIAAAGTVANASGEDTKPKSDVKIQTVAVVPGTEQPPATTPSSTPAATPSTKS
- a CDS encoding MBL fold metallo-hydrolase, with product MLVAGFPADAFGTNCYVVAPGPGEQCVVIDPGIGVVERLDDLLAEHRLHPAAVLLTHGHLDHTFSVAPVCGARGITAYIHPDDRELLADPSKALSMDLTALFAGRLTFTEPDDVAPLTDGLTLALAGLEITVDHAPGHTGGSVLLRMPGDDEPLCFSGDVLFAGSIGRTDLPGGSMDQMTSSLRSKVLTLDDATIVLPGHGPATTIGRERTTNPYLREAGRPAAPRGL